The DNA region GGTCTGAATTCACGCGTTGGGATGCGTTAAGACGCTCGACGTAGAGATCGAAATGAGCCCAGTTTGATCCCGCGTGAATGGGTTGAGAAGCTGATACCAGCCTTTCAGGCTTTCTCTGCCAGCAGTTGCCACAGGCTCCATCGAAATCGTGCCTCAAGAGTTGCCGATTAATGACTATGAGATTAAGCCGTAAGAACGCATCGCGATGTTATTTGTAAATAGACCGTGTAAATAGCCGCTGTACAGAGTAATAAACGTTGCTCCCATTTATTTTCTGTCTATCATCATCCAACCTTTAGCCGAGCAGTGCGATAAGAGATCACTCGACAGCGTGCCCGGGTGCATCTGATCGCAAACAGACTGTAAACTGTTCGCGAGCTACGAAAACAAGTGAATCCACCGCGAATGCGAGGTGGTTAATCGAGCCGGCGATCTATGATAAAGCTGATCTCTCGGCCATCCTACGATAGCGATCCTCGCAGACGCGTTTATCTGTTACGATTGCCATGCACCTAGATTATCTACGAGCAAACGCGACAGAGTTAGCGTATATTTCTAGGCAATCGCCCGATTCGACTGAATAGTTCCTTGCCCGGTGCAGGAACGCCTAAACGCCGAGTACCTGTGCGAGCGCGGAGGTGAGACTCGTCTGTTGATTCCCCCTCAAAGCCCTCGCTAATGTGGCAGACGCGACAACAAAAAACACAGGAAAGCTCCGCAGACCATTTTGATTGATTTTCTCCAGTAGCGGCTCCGAAAGTACAGATTAAAGTGGGCTTAAGAAATCGTAATCTTACCATTCTTCGAAAAGCCCGTAATGCCCACGGTGCAATGTATGCGCTCCAGTTTTCGTATAAATACATCAAGTATAGCGGAGAAGAGGCATACCAACACGGAAACCCGAAGCAACATGTTCCTGCAACTGAGTCTGTTCTCTCTGCTGGCCTTCGCGGCAGGTAATCATCCTCTGACAAACTAATATTTTACGCGACTGTAGTAGATTCCTCTCTGGGAATCTCTTTCCGGCTCTCCCTGTGGGCGTCAGTTTCGACCTCGATTGATCCTACCTGTGTAGCACTTCCGAGGCAGGAGTTCATTACGCGATATTAAAGCTGGGAGTTGTCTGGACCGCGTGGGTAAATGCCGGATTCAAATATTACCGCGCCGCCCCCGAGGACGGCGCGGGCGGATTATTGCCGGGCCAAGATTCAGCTGTGTCGTGTGCCAGTGAATAGGGACACAACGCGGACTGTAAATAAGTGATTTGCACGCTATATCGCGTTCCTGTTCCCAGCTAGATGCAGACCCATTTTACGAAATTGTTCCCCATTAATTTGCCAAGTGTAACGAAATTAATTATTCCTCTGCATCCAAACGAACAATCCTACGAGCCTGTCCTACAACAGGAATGAGCTCCGGGCTGCAGAGAGTGAGTTCAAAGGGAAACTAATACATAGCACCCCAGGAGGGCCAAGCAAACCACCCTCTCCAGGCTCCGCGGCAATCAGCCTCCGAATCCACAACCGAAACCTAGCTACGATCTAAATGCCCTGTGCAGCTCAGAAACGTCCATCGTCCCCTCTAAGAAGTCACGCAGAGCTCTTGATCAGAGAATTTAAAAGATCCCCCTCGTTTTCGCAGCGGACCCGGTGCCCATACTGGTGCCCCTGAACCCGCTCACCCCCACCGGTCAAATAGTGGGCGGCAGGGACGTGAGCATCGAGGAGGTGCCGCATCAGGTGTCCTTGCAGTCCTCCGGCTTCAGTTTCTGCGGTGGTAGCATCATCTCGGACCAGTGGGTGGTCACTGCCGGCCACTGCATCGCGTACCCGGCGGATTGGATCAGCGTGCGAGCCGGGACCACGACGAAGTCCTCCGGTGGCAGCCTCCATAAGGTAGCGCAGATCATAGTGCACGAGAACTACGAGACCAACTGGCACGGAGTGCCGGTCAACGACGTGGCCGTCATCAAGGTGAGCACCCCGTTCAAGCTGGACAAGACCCGCCAGCCGATCCGCCTCTTCAAGCAAGGCGAGGTGTCCACCACTGGAGTCAGCGCAACGATCACCGGATGGGGTGCGACCAGGGAGAGCGGCAGCACGTCGGAGGTGCTCAAGGCAGTGAACGTGCCGATCGTCTCTAAGAAGTCCTGCAACGACGCCTACCAGTCCTACGGAGGACTCCCGGAGGGCCAGATCTGCGCGGCGGTGCCTGAGGGAGGAAAGGACGCCTGCCAAGGAGACTCCGGCGGCCCCATGACGATCGGCAATCGCCTGGCAGGGCTCGTGTCCTGGGGCTATGGCTGCGCCAGGAAGGGATACCCCGGCGTTCACACCGAAGTGGCTGCTTTCAGCAACTGGATCGCCTCCAAGACGGGGATCAAGGTTTAAGGAGCTCGGCTACCAGATGCACTAACTAACGGCGACGACACACTTCCCTCTAGTACCCTTAATCACTTTGTATGGCTAATACTTGCGCGTCCGGCGCTGGCGGCGTCGGACGAGATCAATAAAGACAGCATTCGTTTAAAGGCAGAGTTTTCCGTTTCTTGTTACGCGGAATGAATTCCCTCCTAACCCAGACCGTATGAATCGaaagaaaaattagaaacaaaCATTTCTCCATGAATCGCTTcgaaaacatttcaaaaatatattctcaaagttgtaggccgaaattcaactccgtatcgatACTATAGCCTGATGAGTCAGCGCGCCGCCGAGCACCGAGTAGGGTttatgcaaaaaccgacttttggaaAAACCGGCTGTCGAATTTCAGTATTACGAAAATACCGGTTTGCGATTATTCAGAGAAAAAACTGTGGGCTGTAATTATCTAGACGCCGGTAGGTGCTTTTCCATGACAAGGTCTATGGGCAATCTCTCATCAGAGAAATCATAGACTGTGCGGGTGtgttaaaatgaatttattcgttattatcGTGGAACAGTGCGGCGGCGGTGTGCCAGCGATTGATTACTGGGCGATGGTATGAAAAGTACGAACATACATGGTGACATTctaacgaataaacattttcttTGCAGATTATACAAgccaaaatagtttaaaaaatctcGAGTTCAGTAAAAAGGGCAGTAAAGATATTAACAAAATGAATAGTGCTCGACAAGACAAATCTAACACTGAAAGAATGACTCGGCTACCTCAATCCGTCCCGGACTTATATGAAGAAGTATCGCTGCTGCGTGGAGTTTTCAACTTCTTTTACTTCTTCACCTACTTCTTCATTTACCACTTTAACTATTTGCCGTTTTATTGCCTATCGCATAATGCTCCGACCTCCTCGACAGGAATTTAGAATGAGCGAATTGCACTAAGAAGCTCAGCCGCCACTGTTGATTGGGCTAGCTTCTGTCGAGAACCATGCGTATTATGGATTGAGAAACACTCACTTCAAATAGGGAGGAGAAATACAATAGGTAGTGGAAATTGACGAAGCGAAAATAGGGAaacgtaaatttaaaaaagaccGTTTACTTTCTAGCTGGTGGATTTTTGCTGCTATCGAAAGATCGACTAAGAAGCTATTTGTTGTACAAGTCGCAAACAGAAATGCCGAAACATTACTTGGGGTTACTTAGAAGTGGATTAAACCGGGCACGACAATAATATAGGATTCGTGGAAAGCCTATATTTTGAAAAACGAATGTAATCAACATCTAACCGTGCATCATAAAATGAACTTTTTTGATCCAAACACTAGAGCACATACGCAGAATATAGAGCGTGCGCGGGATAGACACGAGAGCTAATATTCCTCATTATGGAACTCGTGCATCTCATTATGCGGGATATAGGTATAGGAGAGCTTTCATTCCGTCGATAACATAATTTTAATGATCGCATGGTGGCATTTTTCGACACGATGGCAGAAATGTTTCCGATTTCTAACCAAACGCATATAGCTGTGCTCTTGAGAACACCCTCTTTCTAAGTagcaaaaaatattgtttggCTTAGATGGTTTAGCGGCAACTTTTGGCAGATTTACACACTTTCTTTTATCTTACACATTTTTCTATCTTAAATCTCCCGAAAGTTTACTTCTAAGTAGTTTTTCCATTTCACCCAAAGCTACTACCGATCACAGTagtttgcgaatatctcgaaaactaaagccgagcggcggtaacaggTATAGGAGAAACTTGTTCAGAACGATGGCCTTGAAAACATACTtcaaaatatttaccaataatgCTAGTATCTAAAGCCtggtttttaaattcaaaaaccaGTTTCGAAATTTACACATTTATCCAAACGACCAGTTTTTAATCCCGGTTTTTAAGAACCAACAAACCCTACCTGCAATTCCCCAGGTGAAAGGTATACCCTCCGATTTTCGTATAAATACACCTAGTATTCGCCGAGAAGAGGCATACCAACACGGAAAACCGAAGCAACATGTTCCTGCAACTGAGTCTGTTCTCTCTGCTGGCCTTCGTGGCAGGTAATCATCCTCTGACAAACTAATATTTTGCACGACTATAACATTCCTCTCTGGGAATCTCTTTCCTGCTCTCTGGACTCCTGTGGGCGTTAGTTACGACCTCGATTGATCCTACCTGTGTAGCATTTCCGAGGCAGGAGTTATATTGCGCGATATTAAAGCTGGGAGTTGTCTGAACCGCGAGGGTAATTGCCGGATGATTATCAATGATTTGCACGCTGTATTGTGTTCCTGTCCCCGCTAGATGTAGATCCATTTTACGAAACTGCTCCCCATTAATTTCGAGCCAAGCGTAACGAAATGAATTTCGGATCATCCTCTAAACTCATACGAACAATCATCCCCTCCGAGATGGTCTTACCCGGAGCCCTTGATCACAGAATTTAAAAGATCCCCCTCATTTCCACAGCGGTACCAACGCCGGATGACTCATCCGTATATATTCCGGGCGGCCACGACGTGAAAATCGAGGAAGTGCCGCACCAGGTGTCCCTGCACGCCTTGGGCAAGAGTCACTGCGGTGGTGTCATCCTCTCGAAGACCTGGGTGGTCACTACCGCCAAATGTACCAGCTACGCGCCGAATGTGCTGACCGTCCGAGCCGGGTCCACGAAGCACTCGTCCGGCGGCACCGTGCACTCGGTAGAAGAGATCGTACGGCACCCGGAATACACCATCAACAACCACGGAGTGCCAATAAACGACGTGGCCGTCCTGAAGTTAAGGCCTCCGATCGACCTGCACGGGATCCCCAAGGCGATTGCTCTCTCGAAGGACATAGTCCCCGTCGGTTCCAACGCCACGATCACGGGATGGGGCGCGACCGACGAGTCCGGCACCCAGTGGAATACACTCCGGCGAGTGTACCTGCGGACCATCTCTAAGCATGACTGCGACGAGGCCTACGAGGAACTCGTAAAACTCCCGGAGGCAAAGATCTGCGTGGAGGCGCTCGGCGGAAAGGGTGTCTGCAATGGAGACGAAGGTGGCCCCGTGACGGTCGACAATCAGCTGGCCGGGCTCGTGTCCTGGCACTACGGCTGCGGCCAGAAGGGACACCCTGATGTGAACACCGAACTGTATCCTGTCAGGGATTGGATCCTCGCCACCACGCAGATCAGTGGTTAAGGAGCTCGTCTACGAGGTGCACTAACTAACGGCGACGAAACACTTCCCTCTAGTATCCTTAATCACTTTGTATGGCTTAATTACTGGCGCGTCCGGCGCTAGCGTCGTCGCATGGAATCAATAAAGACAGCATTCGTTTAAAGGCAGAGTTGTCCGTTTCTTGTTACACAGGATAAATTCCGCGGTAATGCGGGAGATTTCCCTCGGCGAAATGGGACGCGCACCGGGGCACTTGGTTTCGCCGGGAAGTTACTTTAAATTGCGAAACGCCCGTCCATGCGGTCAACTCGCGATTCGGAGGTGGAGGACTCGGGGAATCCATGGCACAAATGCGGGGTGATTTGGGGAAGAAAATTGCTGGCTTCTTTCGACCTCATCTCTGTTGcagcgccgcggcgcggcgcggctctGCGGGGGATTCCTCAGTATTCGAGAAAGATTCCGTTTTAAACGCAAGAGGTAAAGGAATTCCATTCAAGCAGCACAGTACAGTGTGTTAAGGGGGTATGCTCGTCTAGAGGGATGCACAAAAAACCACACAGTTTTAAAGGATGACCATTATGCATATAAGCTATAAAAAAAATCCAGCCGTAtatgataataattaatggagatatgagtTTTTCGCAACGATGTGTACAATATCTGAATTTCTAGCGGACCAATGGTCCATCTTTATCGTACACCTACAGAAAACATAGAATTCTAGCCGGTAGCTGAATCAAGTCGAAATAGTTTCTTTTCACATGTTTAAGgtcgtaaaaaaatgaaaatagaacgCAAAAAATGAAAGTAAAGTCAAAGTTTATAtttagacaaaaatatttttatcctaatataaaatgaatatttcctgtatattcggaaaaaaatatttgcctcTTAATGTAGAATATGTACCTATTCTAGGtatgtttaaatattaaaaagagattgAATATCTTTTTAATATTCGATGTATGTATATTGAATATTTTGTGTTACTGGGGGGTTTACTGTATGATCTATATctgcattaattattattaaatacggCTGAAATTTGTTTATCTCTGAAATGTTACTAAATTCGTGTGGATAATACTGGTCGGTAAAAactgtcgaattttttctccGTCGTCCCTAAGGAAAGCCAAAAAAATGgccttctagacgagaataccccttAAGAACCGTTCGCGCGCGCAATAAGAGACGGTTGAAGAAGCAATTAGCGGCTGATTTATATGAACCCCGTAGATGATCGCTGGCAGGGGCCTCCTCGCCCTCTGCCAAATAACAAACAGCGGCTTGCCCGCGATTTATGATTTCCCACGTCCAACTGACGCTCCTCAAATATTCCCAGCGCGCATTGTGCCCCGATATAGGGGAATTCCGCTAGTCACGCTGGCGGCACCGCTCAAACGAGCCAAGATTTCGCCGGCGGAGAAACGAGCCCCACTTTTATGTGGGTTAAAGACTCGACGCGCTCGAGCTTCCATGGAAACCTCGCCAAAGACCATTCTCCCGCGGATACGTCATCGCGTCGCGAGGCACTAAGGTCCCAGCAGTCTCCGCTTTGCTTGCCAATGGAAATTCTAAGCGGTTCGCTAactccgaaaaaaaaaaagattctaCTCCACAACACCTTCCACCGACTTTCCTCCGTTTCGTGGATCGATCCACTGGATCGCGGAGGGTGAACGATCGCGGCCGCACAGTGTTCAAAGGTAACCACCACCGGATCCTTTCCGCCTGCTCGGAAAGGCAACCAAAAACGGCTGCCAAACTCGTCAAGGGCCATTGGGCTCGCGACTGCTCCGAGCGGCTGCCTCCTTGCCGCCAAGTGCATCGCTCGTCACATACGCGCTAAGTGTGCGCATTGGACAGCGGCCAGGGATCACCGAGCTACCCAAACGCAGCCTCCGCGAGTCAACGATTCAGAAGTCGTGGGAACTCGGGGGTACAAGGATCGCTCACTCGTTCGAGCTCCGTTATCCGTTAACCTGACGGTTATCGCGCAGCGGGGCGATCGATCCGGTAAGGTTCGACGAACGAGCGAAAGGAGCTGAAACAGCCGTACCAACAAGGACCAgtcgataaattatttttagcaCGTCCGGTTGGCCAGCGCGGAATTAACGATCGAACCTGGGGAACGAGGACGATCCGATCGGGGTCAGCCGCGATTACCCTGCGAGGGAACCATCCCCCTCGGTTTACCTTGAACGTAGGACCCTGCGGCCCTTTGCTGGCAACGCCAAAGGACTCGCACCGAGTCCTCTACTCGATCGAACGCACGTACGCTTCTCCGCGAGCCACGTACCGAAGCAGAGGCGGATCCTTGGAGTATTTTTAAGCCTCCCTTCCAGCAGGACAGACCCTCCCCCCGCCACCCTCCGGAGCGGAAATCGCGGTCTCCAGAGGATCCGTCGTGGGAATTTTCGCACCCCCTGAACAAACACACCCCCCGACAAGGGCCTATGGACTCGCCACGAAGCTCCGCGCACCCTACCGCGATGGATTTCAGTAACCCTGCTAGCCGCCGAGGGTAATCGTCTGTGGGTAGCCGCTCTTAATCAATATTTATAGAGGGCTCGCAATATTTATAGCCCCGGCTGACCTGATATTTATAAAGTCGACGCCAGTGGCGGCATTTAGAAAAAATGCTCGGGGTGGCTGCTTCGCTAGGGAAAGGACAGAGCACCCTTTGAATTAACTTCGCCCGAGCTGCTTGGAAATTTTCAACTCCTTGTTGTACCGTTTCGAGGTTGGGGGCGAGGAGCGAGTGGAAGGTGTGTACGACACGGCCCCAGTCAGCTGTTCGACGTGGATAATCCACTAATGAACGGGGAGGGTGAAAATGCAGGGAGCTTGACGAGCGGACGGCCTTTCAGAGCAGCGAGAGGAATTATGGGGTACAACGACTTGGAGGTGTAAAAGAATGGGTAAATCGAGGACCTTGCGGATACAGGGGTGCACCctcatctttaccaacttcgaggaaattagaaaaaactgtttataaatttGTTGCTTTGACTTGACACTAAAAAGAGGACACTAacttagaaatatatatattttttcccaACCTGtgtgtcgcgaagtgttttcttggGGGTCCCCAAGGGTATTTTTAGTTGATGATTTTTAACACTTGTTTGGTTCAATATGATTACATTGCCATATTTTATTAATGACGTAACACTGactttttataaatgaaaggaagagaatataaaaaagtttgggaaacactgttttAGGGCTCTAAAGTGATATACCCTTTTAAGGGGTCACTGcagttagcgcgccgataaattcagcgattttcaggaatttaatggcacgaaaataattatagtaatgggatggaagttttcgtagattgctgaaactTGAATATGCTGTAgtttttagtgatatttaaacgtacctcaaaggatttttcgaaattttgaaaaatgtcgattttacagttgtttcaagttaagtgctaactttttgtcaatacattatagctatggaagtagtaaacggatgaatATGAGCTTTacagtgcttatagagaagacattgaagttttaagaaaaaattatttcagtttaaaaaaaaaaattgaaccatttttgtgcaattattttaaacaaatgcaggtttttaacatcgggcacgattttaaaaatctgaaaaaggagaatatagttctatccttccccttgatggacaaattttcaaaaaatggacattttaaaattggccctgtaaaaaaatagagagtcataggtgtgcagaataatcagtaaaatttataaagcaatcggttcgatagattttcagatattatcttcacgatgtgaaaaaataacatttctaaaaaaacacgttcaaagttttcatctatagagacCGAGCCTctgctccctacaaaatgcctctgtagaagctaaaataatcggaattttccATGAAAAAACAGTACAGTCTCGAGGAtacgtactttcgaaaaatgtttaaaaataaaaatcgctatttcaacccgtctaaccgggATGTGTAGATTGACTCGATGTCCTTCGATGTCCCTACCAAGGCAGTGGGACCCAAAGGGGCGCTCGCGCACCCTTACCGCCCGGAGTTTCTGCCAGGCCGTCGGAGCCCGAACTCTAGCatctatgtttttttttttgcagaattAAAGAAACACGAGGGCAGCGCGAGCAAGCGGTGGTCACTAGGAGGGCGCGTGAACTTTTGACCTCGCCGCCAACGCACGCGTGCCCACCCCCGTTCGAGAGGCAGCCAGCTCGGAACTGTTACGTTCCCATTAACCCTCCCCCGCGACCTCGGCGTTATACTTTATTGCGTTTAGCATTGAATTCCATTGGGATCGGGGCACGCCAGCCGCGAGCCCCCAGGGCGATAACAACGGCTCCTTGTTGTATGAAATACTTGCAGCGGGGGAAGATCGTTGCTGGCGATCGTGCACGCGAATTTTTAAAAGCTCCGAGGCAACGGGGAGTGCGCTTTTACATCCGAACGTTAGTTGATGCTAATACGCCCGTTCACCCCTCTGGACAAATTGGGGAGTAGGAAGGGTGACAACGCGACGGCACTTTGCACCCCGCGAATCGACGATCACGATTTCGGGCCTCGCTTCTTCCAGAGCGTAGGATTAATTAAGCGGCGCCGTTCGATTGGGGGGGTGGCCAGCCTTGGACGGATAAGTAATGCCGAGTGAGTCGCAGCAGCCAGCCAATGATACAAGGGGTACGCGGTGCACTATCGACCGTCGGGGCGGCTCTGATTAATCAACTTTTCCAAGGAGAGAAAGCGGATCGTTCTCGCGCATTACGCAGCAATGCAGGGGCAATCTGTCCCGTGACGTCATAACAAGCGTAACACAGAGGATAAAATCGGCGATGGCCAGATATGCATAAATGAATATGCATGCAGGCGGGAACATCGAGGACTCCGCTCGGCGGCatcatctttgaaaatttaattaaccgCGCGTACGTGCTCGATAACGAGGCGAGACCCGACGATGCTCGCGCCGCCCCTAGCGCGTCTTATAAAAACTAGAAATAACCCCGTGTCCGTCGACCTTCGTCCCGCTCCTATTCGCTGCTTATCAGCTTCCGCTCCGCCACGCACCGCCATCGTCGTTCACCCTTTTTCTCTCCCGCCATTTTTATACGACAAGCGTCACTAAAGGTCGCGAAAAAGATCCGCGATTAAATTAAGCCCAAGGTGGCCAGCGGAGCCTCGTCCGTTCGCGGCGTATTAATAAATCGCGTGGAAAAGAAGTATCGCCGATGCAAAGTCACGGAATCCCACCCGCTCGGGCAACTTTTCGAGAACCGCGAACCTTGAATTCACCCCCCTAGTCGCTTCGTCTAAGAGAGACAGTTGTACTCGCCCTGATTCGACGGTTAACGAGACCGCGGGTGGAACCGAGGCACTTCCACCTTTGTTAGCACGCGCTTCGAATATAATACTTCGACCCACGAATTGATAAGTGCCCATCGATTATAATACGGCTGGAATTCATTGCCGTGGAAACGGAAGCATTCGATTCGATGGCATTGCCGCGATACCGTGTAATTGCAATCTTTCATTAGCTAATCGCGCATGGGCATTTAGTTTTGCAATTATGTTTACTCCGCCGAGGTCGCCAATTTACGTCGATATGCTCGATCTCTCATTCAGATACCTCTGGTGCCCTTGGTCCGCTCCTTtcggcgaagatttcaataacAGGGCATCAAATATTGCTCGGAACTAAATTAGTAATAAACCCCTTTCTGCGTCCGCGAGGACAAAGAAGTTCCTTAATGAAAGCGAAAAGGGAGGACtacttttctcaattttatgctgattccaGCTCTCTTCCGTTCACAGAGAATTACACATGCGCATAGGGAATGGGTGGAATGTACTTAACGCGAGGGAACGTCGAAAGGAATTTCGC from Andrena cerasifolii isolate SP2316 chromosome 10, iyAndCera1_principal, whole genome shotgun sequence includes:
- the LOC143373618 gene encoding trypsin 5G1-like; the encoded protein is MPTVQCMRSSFRINTSSIAEKRHTNTETRSNMFLQLSLFSLLAFAAADPVPILVPLNPLTPTGQIVGGRDVSIEEVPHQVSLQSSGFSFCGGSIISDQWVVTAGHCIAYPADWISVRAGTTTKSSGGSLHKVAQIIVHENYETNWHGVPVNDVAVIKVSTPFKLDKTRQPIRLFKQGEVSTTGVSATITGWGATRESGSTSEVLKAVNVPIVSKKSCNDAYQSYGGLPEGQICAAVPEGGKDACQGDSGGPMTIGNRLAGLVSWGYGCARKGYPGVHTEVAAFSNWIASKTGIKV